From Lolium perenne isolate Kyuss_39 chromosome 5, Kyuss_2.0, whole genome shotgun sequence, a single genomic window includes:
- the LOC127298653 gene encoding uncharacterized protein, with protein MLSLSARPILFPKPRLRRLLLLRPLSSALTPPTPQTPTTPAPADPTPLFLRPPTHPVRPAALEAFRRRAAALVPPSAPHLHRHLRWFLADASNPDPSLHLLRAPLDELEALWLAHVRDRRPLQYVVGNEHWGGLVVAVRDGVLIPRPETEAVLEMVRAVQGFRDGWWADLGTGSGAIAVAVARMLGPHGRVFATDVSEVAVQVARLNVQRYGLQDKVEIRHGSWFEPLEEVKGKLMGVISNPPYIPTDDLPGLQPEVGWHEPKLALDGGKDGLDHLLHICEGLSSALKPGGFFVFETNGNKQSEFLVDFISTKWSSSFRNVEAVLDFADIKRFVRGYRK; from the exons ATGCTCTCGCTCTCCGCCCGCCCCATCCTCTTCCCCAAACccagactccgccgcctcctcctcctcagacCCCTCTCCTCCGCGCTGACGCCGCCTACTCCTCAGACCCCCACCACCCCAGCCCCCGCAGACCCGACCCCGCTCTTCCTCCGCCCGCCGACCCACCCCGTCCGGCCCGCCGCCCTCGAGGCcttccgccgccgagccgccgcGCTCGTCCCGCCCTCCGCGCCGCACCTGCACCGCCACCTCCGCTGGTTCCTCGCCGACGCCTCCAATCCCGACCCGTCCCTCCACCTCCTCCGCGCGCCGCTCGACGAGCTCGAGGCCCTGTGGCTCGCCCACGTGCGGGACAGGCGCCCGCTCCAGTACGTGGTCGGGAACGAGCACTGGGGAGGGCTCGTGGTCGCGGTCCGGGACGGCGTGCTCATCCCGCGCCCCGAGACGGAGGCCGTGCTGGAGATGGTGCGGGCGGTCCAGGGGTTCCGTGATGGGTGGTGGGCCGACCTCGGCACCGGTAGTGGCGCCATCGCCGTGGCCGTCGCCAGGATGCTGGGGCCCCATGGGAGGGTCTTCGCCACCGACGTCAGCGAGGTCGCCGTCCAGGTCGCCCGGCTCAACGTCCAGAGGTACGGGCTGCAG GATAAAGTCGAGATAAGGCACGGCTCATGGTTCGAACCTCTAGAAGAGGTCAAAGGAAAACTCATGGGTGTGATTAGCAACCCTCCATACATACCAACTGATGATCTACCTGGCCTGCAACCTGAAGTCGGCTGGCATGAACCAAAATTGGCGCTTGATGGaggcaaggatggccttgatcatTTGCTTCATATCTGTGAAGGGTTATCTTCGGCACTCAAGCCTGGCGGTTTCTTTGTTTTTGAG ACAAATGGCAACAAGCAGTCGGAGTTTCTTGTCGATTTCATAAGTACAAAGTGGAGTTCTTCTTTTCGCAACGTGGAGGCAGTTTTAGACTTTGCAGACATCAAACGTTTTGTAAGAGGATATCGCAAATGA